Proteins encoded within one genomic window of Arachis ipaensis cultivar K30076 chromosome B08, Araip1.1, whole genome shotgun sequence:
- the LOC107610631 gene encoding nuclear transcription factor Y subunit C-1-like yields the protein MRQAGAYSGILCGGISGRTGPHSLPLARIKKIMKKSGEDVKMISGEAPIVFSKACELFIEELTRRSWIVAIHGKRRTLHKDDVASAVVATDIFDFLVTLVSHNHGSALNNANNDGAVMEIQTLEYS from the coding sequence ATGAGACAAGCAGGTGCATATTCCGGGATACTATGTGGGGGCATTTCTGGAAGAACAGGGCCACACTCTTTGCCATTGGCAAGGATCAAGAAGATCATGAAGAAATCTGGTGAAGATGTTAAGATGATTTCTGGTGAGGCACCTATTGTTTTCTCAAAGGCTTGTGAGCTCTTCATTGAGGAACTTACTAGAAGGTCTTGGATCGTCGCCATCCATGGAAAGAGGAGAACCTTGCATAAAGATGACGTGGCATCTGCCGTCGTCGCCACTGATATCTTTGACTTTTTGGTCACTTTGGTGTCTCATAATCATGGAAGCGCTTTGAATAATGCCAATAATGATGGTGCTGTTATGGAAATTCAGACATTAGAGTATTCTTAA